The sequence TTGGCGCGCTGCTCTACGTAGGGAACATGTGATGCCCTGGCTCTCGATCCTGATGGCCGTGCCCGTGCTGGGCGCGGTCGGGGTCTCCCTCACCAAGAGTGACAAGCTCGCCAAGCAACTGGCCCTCGCGGTCTCGCTGGTCGTGCTGGCGCTGACCGGTGTCATGGCGGCCCAGTTCAACCCGTCCTCGGCGACGCGCTTCCAGTTCGCCGAGGTCTACGACTGGATTCCCCGCTTCGGCGTGCACTACGGCGTCGGCGTGGACGGCATCGCCCTGGTGCTGATCGCGCTGTCGGCGGTGCTCGTGCCGATCGTGATCCTGGCCTCCTGGCACGACGCCGACGGCACCGGGGCCGCGGCCCCGCCCAAGCGTTCTGTGAAGACCTACTTCGCGCTGCTGCTGGTGCTGGAAGCGATGATGATCGGCGTCTTCGCGGCGACCGACGTCTTCCTCTTCTACGTCTTCTTCGAAGCCATGCTGATCCCGATGTACTTCATGATCGGGTCGTACGGCGGCGCCCAGCGGTCCTACGCGGCCGTGAAGTTCCTGCTCTACTCGCTGTTCGGCGGGCTGCTCATGCTGGTCGCGGTGATCGCGCTCTACGTGATCGCCGACAAGGGCACGTTCATGTTCCCCGAGCTGGTGGGGGTCATCCAGGACCCGAACACGCAGAAGTGGCTGTTCCTCGGCTTCTTCATCGCCTTCGCGGTCAAGGCGCCGCTGTGGCCGTTCCACACCTGGCTGCCCGACGCGGCCGCCCAGGCCCCGGCCGGCGCCGCCGTGCTGCTGGTCGGCGTGCTGGACAAGGTCGGCACCTACGGCATGCTCCGCTTCTGCCTGGAGCTGTTCCCGGACGCGGCGAAGTTCTTCACGCCGCTGGTGATCGTGCTGTCGGTCGTGGGCATCGTCTACGGCGCGATCGTGGCGATCGGCCAGACCGACATCAAGCGCCTGATCGCCTACACCTCGATCTCGCACTTCGGCTTCATCGCGCTGGGCGTCTTCGCGATGACCGCGCACGGTGGCGCGGGCGCCACCCTCTACATGGTCAACCACGGCTTCTCGACCGGCGCGCTGTTCCTGATCGCCGGATTCCTGATCTACCGCCGGGGTTCCAGCCAGATCGCCGACTACGGAGGCGTGCAGAAGGTCGCCCCGCTGCTCGCGGGCACCTTCCTGATCGCCGGCCTGTCCGGCCTCTCCCTGCCGGGCCTGTCCTCGTTCGTCAGCGAGTTCATGGTCCTGATGGGCACCTACGAGCGCTACGCCGTCCCGGCGATCATCGCCACGAGCGGTGTGATCCTGGCGGCCATCTACATCCTGTGGATGTACCAGCGCACGATGACCGGTCCCACGGCCGAGTCGGTCAAGGGCTTCACCGACCTGAACATCCGGGAGAGATGGGTGGTGGCCCCGCTGATCGCGGTGATCATCGCTCTCGGTTTCTTCCCCAAGCCGGTGCTCGACGTGATCAACCCCGCGGTGGACCAGACGCTGTCCAACGTTCATGTGGACCAGTTCACCCCAGCCGTCGCTGACAAGAAGGGGGCCGGGCAGTGAACGGCACCATCCAAGCTCCGACGATCGAATACGCGCTGCTCTCCCCGATGCTGATCGTGCTCGGCGCGGCGGTCATCGGCGTGCTGGTCGAGGCGTTCGCGCCCCGATACCTGCGCAAGTCGATCCACGTGCCGCTCACGCTGCTGGCCCTGGTCGGCGCGTTCATCACGACCATCCTCACGGCCCTGAACGGCCTGCCGGACAAGGCCGCCGCCATGGGCGCGATCGCGGTGGACGGCCCCTCCCTGTTCATCTGGGGCATCATCCTCGTGCTGGCCTTCGTCAGCGTGCTGCTGATCAACGACGACGAGCAGTTCGTCGCGCAGGCGTCGGCCGTACCGGGAAGCGCCGACGAGGAGGAGGCGGTCCGCAGCGGGTTCGCCCAGACCGAGGTCTACCCGCTGGTGCTCTTCGCGGTCGGCGGCATGCTGCTCTTCCCCGCCTCCAATGACCTGCTGGTCATGTTCGTGGCCCTTGAGGTCATGTCCCTGCCGCTGTACCTGCTGTGTGGCCTGGCCCGCCGTCGCCGCCTGCTGTCGCAGGAGGCCTCGGTCAAGTACTTCCTGCTCGGCGCGTTCTCCTCGGCCTTCTTCCTGTACGGCATGGCCCTGGTGTACGGCTACGCCGGCTCGATCGAGCTGAAGGCCATCGCCGCCTCGCTCAGCACGGTCACCGGCCAGGACACGCTGCTGTACATCGGCACCGCGATGCTCGGCGTCGGCCTGCTGTTCAAGATCGGTGCGGCGCCGTTCCAGGCGTGGAAGCCCGACGTCTACCAGGGCGCGCCCACCGCCATCACCGCCCTGATGGCCTCCACCGTGCTGGTGGCGGCCTTCGGCGCGCTGCTCCGGGTCTTCTGGGTCGCCCTGGGCGGCCTGGAGTGGAACTGGCAGCCGGTCATGTGGGGCGTCGCGATCCTGACGATGATCGTCGGTGCGGTCCTGGCCATCACCCAGACCGACATCAAGCGCATGCTGGCCTACTCCTCGGTCGCGCACGGAGGCTTCCTGCTCACCGGCGTGATCGCGATCGGCACCTTCGCGCAGAACACCCAGGCCCTGTCGGCCATCCTGTTCTACCTGGCCGCGTACGGCTTCACCACGGTCGGCGCCTTCGCGGTGGTCACCATGGTCCGCGACGCGGGCGGCGAGGCCGGGCACCTGTCCCGGTGGGCCGGCCTGGGCAAGCGGTCCCCGGTGCTGGCGGCCATCTTCGCCTTCTTCCTGCTGGCCTTCGCGGGCATCCCGCTGACGAGCGGTTTCTTCGGCAAGTACGCCGTGTTCGCGGCGGCGGTCTCCGGCGGCGCGCTGCCGTTGGTCATCGTGGGTGTGGTGAGCTCGGCGATCGCCGCGTTCTTCTACGTCCGCGTGATCGTGCTGATGTTCTTCAGCGAGCCGGCCGCCGACGGCCCGACCATCGCCACCCCCACCTTGGGCACCTCGGCTGTGGTCGCTCTGGCGGCAGCGGCTACCGTAGTGCTGGGGATTTTCCCGCAGCCGGTGCTCGACCTTGCGGACCAGGCTGCGTCCGCGCTGTTCATTCGTTAGAGGAGTAAGGCTTCATGGCTGCGCCACCGGTTGTTGATCTTCCGTTCGTCGACGAGCGGTTGGCGCAGGACCTCGCTAGCGGGCTGGCCGAGGTCGAGAAGCTGCTCCGGAGCTCGGTGGAGAGCGAGGACGCCTTCGTCACGGAGGCGTCCAAGCACCTCATCGAGGCGGGCGGCAAGCGGTTCCGGGCCATGCTCGTGCTGCTCGCCGCCCAGTTCGGCTCCCCGGAGGCCCCGGGGGTGGTGCCCGGAGCCGTGGTCATCGAGCTGACCCATCTGGCCACGCTCTACCACGACGACGTCATGGACGAGGCGCCGGTGCGCAGGGGCTCCCCGTCGGCCAACGCCCGCTGGGACAACACCGTGGCCATCCTGACCGGCGACTACCTGTTCGCCCAGGCTTCGGAGATCCTCGCCGACCTCGGCGCCGACGTCATCCGGATCCAGGCCCAGACCTTCTCCCGCCTGGTCCGCGGCCAGATCCGCGAGACCATCGGTCCCCGCCCCGGCGAGGACCACGTGGCCCACTACATCGACGTCCTGGCCGACAAGACCGGCTCCCTGATCGCCACCTCTGGCCGGTTCGGCGCCCTGCTGAGCGGCGCCTCGCCCGAGATCGTCGACCGGCTGACCCGGGCCTGCGAGGCCATCGGGGTGGGCTGGCAGCTCGGCGACGACCTGCTCGACGTCGCCTCCGACTCGGTCGAGTCCGGCAAGACGCCCGGCACCGACCTGCGTGAGGGCATCCGCACCCTGCCGGTGCTGTACGTCCTGTCCTCCGACGCCCCCGAGGACGCCCGCCTGCGCGAGCTGCTGGCCGGCCCGGTGGCCGAGGACGACGTCGCCGAGACCCTGCGCCTGCTGCGCGCGAACCCGGCCATGGTCCGGGCCCGCGCCGAGCTGGTCGCCTGGGTCGACCGGGCCCGTGCGGACCTGTCGGGCCTCCCCGACATCCCCGCCCGCGCCGCCTACCTGGCCCTCTGCGACTACGTCGTAGAGCGCTCCGGCTGACCTCCCCGGAGGAGGCCGCGCTCTTTCCCCGGGACGGCCGGCGGTCGCGACGGCTCTTCTCAGACGGTCACGGTCTCCAGCGTCGTACGGCGGGCCTCACGGGCGGCACGGAGGCTGTCCCAGGTGAAGACCGACAGGGCCAGCCAGACGATGGCGAATCCGGCCCAGCGGCTGGGCGGCATGACCTCGTGGACGACGAACACCCCGACGAGGAACTGCAGCACCGGGGCGATGTACTGGAGCAGGCCGAGCGTGGTGAGCGGCACCCGGATCGCGGCGGACGTGAAGAAGAGCAGCGGAACGGCGGTGATCACACCGCCCCCGGCCAGCAGGAGGGCGTGCCCCGCGCCCAGGCTCCCGAAGGTGGCGCCGCCCTGCCCCTCCAGGTAGACCATGTAACCGAGCGCGGGCAGCAGCAGCACCAGCGTCTCGATGGTCAGGCTCTCCGCGGCGTTCACCTGTGCGATCTTCTTGACCAGGCCGTAGGTGCCGAAACTGACGGCCAGCACCAGGGCGATCCACGGCAGTCGGCCGTAGTCGAGGGTGAGGACGACGACGGCCAGGGTGCCCAGCCCGACCGCGCCCCACTGCCACGGCCGCAGGCGCTCCTTGAGCAGGAAGACGCCGAATAGCACGCTGACCAGGGGGTTGATGAAGTAGCCGAGCGCGCTCTCCACCACATGCCCGGTGTTCACGGCATAGATGTAGACGCCCCAGTTGACCGTGATGATCGCGGCGCCCAGGGCGAGGAGGCCGACCTTCTTGGGGGTGCGCATGAGCTCGCGGAACCAGGACCAGTGGCGTCGCACCGCGAGGATGGCGACGACGGCGACCAGGGACCAGGCGACGCGGTGGGCCAGGATCTCCACGGCGCCGGAGGGCTTCAGGAGTGGCCAGTACAGCGGGAACAGGCCCCACATGGTGTAGGCGGCGATGCCGTACAGGACTCCACGGCGCGATTCAGGCATGTCACCTATTTTGACTGCTTACGAAATTTAACACAAATTAGTGATTCTTGTCTGACTGTTAAGGGGTACTAACGGGAACACCTGAGCCCGCCGGATGGTTGCCTCTGTCAGAAAGTGTCAGGAGGAGGTTCGCAATGGGCTGGCTGTTCGGCAAGGACAAGACTTCCATGGTGTCCCCGGAGAACGCGCTCCCGGGTCGGGACACAGGCATGGCGGTGCCCGCGCGTCACGCGGTCCTCGACGCCCCGCTGGCTCCGCCGTACCCCGAGGGGAGCGAGATTGCCGACTTCGGCCTCGGCTGTTTCTGGGGCGCCGAGCGCAAGTTCTGGCAGACCCCCGGCGTGGTGTCGACCTCGGTCGGCTACGCGGGAGGCTACACCCGGAACCCGACCTACGAAGAGGTCTGCAGCGGCCAGACCGGCCACACCGAGGTCGTCCGCGTGGTCTTCGACCCGTCCAAGGTGTCCTACGAGGAGTTGCTCCGCGTCTTCTGGGAGGCCCACGACCCCACCCAGGGCATGCGCCAGGGCAACGACGTCGGCACCCAGTATCGCTCGGCCGTCCACTTCCACTCGCCCGAGCAGGAGAAGTCCGCTCTGACCTCGCGTGACGCCTACCAGAAGGTGCTCACCGAGTCCGGCTACGGCAAGATCACCACCGAGATCGTCCCCGCCGGCGACTACTTCTTCGCGGAGGACTACCACCAGCAGTACCTTTTCAAGAACCCGGGCGGCTACTGCGGGATCGGCGGCACCAACGTCAAGCTAGGTGACCCATCCGAGTGGGCCGCCTGCCAGACGGGCCTGGTCCCGACCGAGGAATAGCACCGAGCTTCGCTTACATCTTTCGCGCCCGGCTTCTGGGCGCGGACCGTGTCCGTCCGCGCGACTTCGTCGTCGCCCTTCGGACGGTCGGCATCGAACACTTCGTGGCAGGCGCCGGTGTCGACGCGGCAGACTCTCCGGCCTGGTGTTCGACTTCGGGGAGCGGTCGAGAGTGCTGGAGCCTCCGGGCGACGGTCGGCCTGCTCGGAGATCTCGTTCGCCCGTCGGGCATGGAGCTCATGCGGTCGGCAGGAGGCTCAGTGGCTTCGATGCTTTGCCCTCCTTGGCTGCGACATCGGATCACCGGGCAAGTTGTTCGGTTCGTTTTTTTCGGCTGAAGCGAACAAAGTAGATTGATTTTGTTCGGTACAGTTATATCGACTCAGCCGAACAAAATCATGGGAGAGCCGGTGTCAGGACCGGGCAGGCCGTCCAGGGCGACTGTGTATCAACGCCTCGACGAGGCCGTTCGAGAACTCCGCGACCGCTTGGGCGGACTGCCTTCGCCCGCTGAGGCGGAGGACATCTGGTCTGACATCTGGCACCAGGAGGCGCACAACAGCACTGCGATCGAGGGCAACACGCTTGTGTTGCAAGAGGTGGAGAAGCTTCTTGAGGAGGGCAGGGCGGTAGGCGCGAAGCCTCTCAGGGACTACATGGAGGTGAGAGGGTACGGCGACGCCGCGAAGTGGGTGTATGGGCAGGCGCTGGAGCCGGGGGACTGGCAGAACGGAGATCTCACCACGCTCCAGGAGATTCGTCAGATACACCACAGTGCCATGTCGCTTGTGTGGGCTGTGGATCCCCATCCGCATGCCACCCCCGCCGAAGGCCCGGGGAACTTTCGGCAGCATGAGATCGCCAAGTTCCCGGGAGGCATGAAGCCGCCGTCATGGCCGGAAGTCGACTCCAAGATGCGGGACTGGGTAAAGATCGTCGATGGCCTTCGCAGCGAGTCCGAGGAGCCCCTCCCTGAACGCTTGGCCCACGTTCACAACCGGTTCGAACAGATACACCCGTTCCTCGACGGCAACGGACGGACGGGCCGTTTGGTGCTCAACTTGATACTCGGCAGGATTGGATATCCACCAGCGATCATCTACAAGCGCGACCGCGACAAGTACCTTCAGGCGATGCGCCGAGCCGACAATGACGAGTTCGGCCCGTTGGGTGAACTCATCGCACGCAGCGTGACGACGAATCTGTATCGCTTCGTCATGCCGGCGGTGGCCGGTCCGGTCAAGCTTGTCCCCCTGCCTGCCCTCGCGACACGCGACGTCACCGAAAACGCCCTCCGGATGGCTGCAGCACGGGGGCGCCTTCGTGCGGTCAAGGGCGACGACGGCATGTGGCGCAGCAGCAAGAAGTGGGTGAACGACTACCTCAGGTCAAGGCACCGCAGGTCGTGATGCATCTGCCATGGCAGAAAGCAGCCTGAGTGGCAAGACCGCACCAACAGCCTCTCTTCTACCTCAATGGTTACTGGGGCATCGGTGGCACGGGCGTCTCCTGCCCGGTGGGCATCGCGCCTGCCGGAGAGTGAACCGAGACCCCCTGCGAGGTCTTGGTCCGCCGGCAAGACATGGGAACTGCCTCTCGTGTGACGGGCCGGTCGCTGGCCGCCTGTTAGCGGAGAGATCAACCGGATTCCAGGCAGTGTCCACGTCAGGAAGTGCGGAGACGGATCTTCCTGGTACCGGGAGCCCGGCCGTGTGATGACTTACAACTTGGGCTCCTTCGTGACAGCACCGGATGTCTTACCGGGACTCGAGTGCTGTCACGAGATCGGCGGCGAGGAGGGATGTTGACAGGGCTACAGTCTCCGGTTCGCCGATTCCTTCTTCTGCGCGTCCGGCCATGCTTGCGCCGAGCGCGTCCGGCCCGGTTGCGAACAAGGTGACGAGATACTCGAAGGCTTGATTTGTGATCTCACTGCTTACGGGCTCTCGGCGTAGGACGCTGAAGGTGGAGGCCAGGTCGGCGGTGTCCGTGTCGATCAATATGCGGTAGGCGTCATGGGCATCTTTGTCGTTTAGCCGGTGTGGGAGGACGGCCCGTTCTGCGATCTTGTGGAGTTTGGCAATCAGTAATGCCGCAGGCCCGGCGACCCTGACTTGATACGTGCGTGTATCGGACTTGTCGAGGGCGGCGACGTCCACGATCGTATTGTCGATGAGAGTGGCTTCGAGACCTCGAGCTCGCCGGGTAGCACGGCGATCATGTGGCGGGATGCGAGCTCCTCGTGTGTTCTTCGTCCCTGGGCCTGCAAGAGCTTCGGGCACCATTAGGTCGACAGGTATGCCTTCGGCATTCAGCCATGCGCCAGGCTGTCCATCGAGAGGGTCACGGTAGAACCCCGCGCGGCTCATGGACTCCTCCACGCGCGGATCGTCTGCGAGTAGCCTTGGGTCGAGTGCGAGATCGCTGTCCTTGGTCGTTTCAGCGAGAGCGACGGGACTTCTTGCGGTACGCAGGTAGATGGCCTGCGCGCCGATCACGATCACTGCGTCTCGGTGGGCGTCCAGTGCACCCAGAGCATCAAGAAGAGCGGATCGCGAGCGGCTGAGGATGTCGCCGCTAGCTACGCCAGGAAGATTCATTCCGCGTCATCCATTCAATGAGTGCTTCGGCTTCGGACGGGCTGCGTCCAGGACCTGTCATCAAATCGACGGCGACCTGAGCCGGTGCCGCGATCGTAAGACCGGAAGCGGCTTGCAAGGTGCGAGTGAAGACGACGTCGATTTGTGGCTCGGCCAACATCACGTTTGCTCCGGCATCAGCAGGACGAAGATCCCATAGCTGCGCAACCTGCTCGGCGTTCGCCGTGTAGATCATCGCGGAGCGCGCAGG comes from Streptosporangium roseum DSM 43021 and encodes:
- a CDS encoding NADH-quinone oxidoreductase subunit M, yielding MPWLSILMAVPVLGAVGVSLTKSDKLAKQLALAVSLVVLALTGVMAAQFNPSSATRFQFAEVYDWIPRFGVHYGVGVDGIALVLIALSAVLVPIVILASWHDADGTGAAAPPKRSVKTYFALLLVLEAMMIGVFAATDVFLFYVFFEAMLIPMYFMIGSYGGAQRSYAAVKFLLYSLFGGLLMLVAVIALYVIADKGTFMFPELVGVIQDPNTQKWLFLGFFIAFAVKAPLWPFHTWLPDAAAQAPAGAAVLLVGVLDKVGTYGMLRFCLELFPDAAKFFTPLVIVLSVVGIVYGAIVAIGQTDIKRLIAYTSISHFGFIALGVFAMTAHGGAGATLYMVNHGFSTGALFLIAGFLIYRRGSSQIADYGGVQKVAPLLAGTFLIAGLSGLSLPGLSSFVSEFMVLMGTYERYAVPAIIATSGVILAAIYILWMYQRTMTGPTAESVKGFTDLNIRERWVVAPLIAVIIALGFFPKPVLDVINPAVDQTLSNVHVDQFTPAVADKKGAGQ
- the nuoN gene encoding NADH-quinone oxidoreductase subunit NuoN, with the translated sequence MNGTIQAPTIEYALLSPMLIVLGAAVIGVLVEAFAPRYLRKSIHVPLTLLALVGAFITTILTALNGLPDKAAAMGAIAVDGPSLFIWGIILVLAFVSVLLINDDEQFVAQASAVPGSADEEEAVRSGFAQTEVYPLVLFAVGGMLLFPASNDLLVMFVALEVMSLPLYLLCGLARRRRLLSQEASVKYFLLGAFSSAFFLYGMALVYGYAGSIELKAIAASLSTVTGQDTLLYIGTAMLGVGLLFKIGAAPFQAWKPDVYQGAPTAITALMASTVLVAAFGALLRVFWVALGGLEWNWQPVMWGVAILTMIVGAVLAITQTDIKRMLAYSSVAHGGFLLTGVIAIGTFAQNTQALSAILFYLAAYGFTTVGAFAVVTMVRDAGGEAGHLSRWAGLGKRSPVLAAIFAFFLLAFAGIPLTSGFFGKYAVFAAAVSGGALPLVIVGVVSSAIAAFFYVRVIVLMFFSEPAADGPTIATPTLGTSAVVALAAAATVVLGIFPQPVLDLADQAASALFIR
- a CDS encoding polyprenyl synthetase family protein; the encoded protein is MAAPPVVDLPFVDERLAQDLASGLAEVEKLLRSSVESEDAFVTEASKHLIEAGGKRFRAMLVLLAAQFGSPEAPGVVPGAVVIELTHLATLYHDDVMDEAPVRRGSPSANARWDNTVAILTGDYLFAQASEILADLGADVIRIQAQTFSRLVRGQIRETIGPRPGEDHVAHYIDVLADKTGSLIATSGRFGALLSGASPEIVDRLTRACEAIGVGWQLGDDLLDVASDSVESGKTPGTDLREGIRTLPVLYVLSSDAPEDARLRELLAGPVAEDDVAETLRLLRANPAMVRARAELVAWVDRARADLSGLPDIPARAAYLALCDYVVERSG
- the rarD gene encoding EamA family transporter RarD, whose product is MPESRRGVLYGIAAYTMWGLFPLYWPLLKPSGAVEILAHRVAWSLVAVVAILAVRRHWSWFRELMRTPKKVGLLALGAAIITVNWGVYIYAVNTGHVVESALGYFINPLVSVLFGVFLLKERLRPWQWGAVGLGTLAVVVLTLDYGRLPWIALVLAVSFGTYGLVKKIAQVNAAESLTIETLVLLLPALGYMVYLEGQGGATFGSLGAGHALLLAGGGVITAVPLLFFTSAAIRVPLTTLGLLQYIAPVLQFLVGVFVVHEVMPPSRWAGFAIVWLALSVFTWDSLRAAREARRTTLETVTV
- the msrA gene encoding peptide-methionine (S)-S-oxide reductase MsrA; this encodes MGWLFGKDKTSMVSPENALPGRDTGMAVPARHAVLDAPLAPPYPEGSEIADFGLGCFWGAERKFWQTPGVVSTSVGYAGGYTRNPTYEEVCSGQTGHTEVVRVVFDPSKVSYEELLRVFWEAHDPTQGMRQGNDVGTQYRSAVHFHSPEQEKSALTSRDAYQKVLTESGYGKITTEIVPAGDYFFAEDYHQQYLFKNPGGYCGIGGTNVKLGDPSEWAACQTGLVPTEE
- a CDS encoding Fic family protein, producing MGEPVSGPGRPSRATVYQRLDEAVRELRDRLGGLPSPAEAEDIWSDIWHQEAHNSTAIEGNTLVLQEVEKLLEEGRAVGAKPLRDYMEVRGYGDAAKWVYGQALEPGDWQNGDLTTLQEIRQIHHSAMSLVWAVDPHPHATPAEGPGNFRQHEIAKFPGGMKPPSWPEVDSKMRDWVKIVDGLRSESEEPLPERLAHVHNRFEQIHPFLDGNGRTGRLVLNLILGRIGYPPAIIYKRDRDKYLQAMRRADNDEFGPLGELIARSVTTNLYRFVMPAVAGPVKLVPLPALATRDVTENALRMAAARGRLRAVKGDDGMWRSSKKWVNDYLRSRHRRS